The following coding sequences lie in one Gadus macrocephalus chromosome 1, ASM3116895v1 genomic window:
- the LOC132473539 gene encoding aquaporin: protein MTLRELRSRQFWRAVLAEVLGTLVLVSTMLGASVPGPGEAPGGPLYPALAIAAVITSLGHCFGEISGAQVNPSVTLSFLAAKKIDLVRALVYVAAQCLGAFLASGALYLALPHKSTAEVFVNRLGPDVNAAQAVGVEVLCTFSMVFAIFSVEEQRRRESTEPSHLGIGLAHTAAVFIGARFSGAGMNPARALGPALITGYWENHWVYWIGPVTGGVLAGVSHEFFFAHSASRLKLVACLTCKDIDMVETASMSRSSLSTVTQNANRAKQANKGEGT, encoded by the exons ATGACTTTGCGAGAG CTCCGCAGTCGACAGTTTTGGCGTGCGGTGCTGGCAGAGGTGCTGGGCACCCTGGTGCTCGTGAGCACCATGCTCGGGGCCTCTGTGCCGGGTCCGGGagaggcccccgggggcccgctGTACCCAGCCCTGGCAATCGCTGCCGTGATCACCTCGCTGGGCCACTGTTTTGGAGAGATCAGCGGGGCGCAG gtGAACCCTTCAGTGACTCTGTCATTTTTGGCCGCAAAGAAGATAGACCTGGTCAGGGCCCTTGTTTATGTGGCCGCACAGTGCCTGGGGGCCTTTCTGGCCAGCggggccctctacctggccctcCCGCACAAATCCACGGCGGAGGTGTTCGTCAATCGG TTGGGCCCCGACGTCAACGCGGCACAGGCGGTGGGCGTGGAGGTGCTCTGCACCTTCTCCATGGTCTTCGCCATCTTCTCTGTGGAGGAGCAGAGGCGTAGAGAGAGCACCGAGCCCAGCCACCTGGGCATCGGACTGGCCCACACGGCCGCAGTGTTTATAGG A GCGAGGTTTTCTGGTGCAGGAATGAATCCGGCTCGTGCTCTGGGTCCAGCTCTCATCACCGGCTACTGGGAGAACCACTG GGTGTACTGGATCGGGCCGGTGACGGGCGGTGTGCTGGCCGGCGTGTCACACGAGTTCTTCTTCGCCCACAGCGCCTCCCGCCTGAAGCTGGTGGCGTGTCTGACCTGTAAGGACATCGACATGGTGGAGACTGCCAGCATGTcccgctcctccctctccaccgtcACGCAGAACGCCAACCGGGCCAAGCAGGCCAACAAGGGCGAGGGCACCTGA